The following are encoded together in the Plasmodium knowlesi strain H genome assembly, chromosome: 8 genome:
- a CDS encoding SICAvar, type I (fragment) has protein sequence KDYLGVRNEGLRGKGRFFPRLSEQQYGLLFNHPEGGVRKECLGVRKDYLGVRKEHLGERKDYLGVRKDYLGVRKDYLGVRKDYLGVRKDYLGVRKDYLGVRKDYLGGPSKDSLGGGGVRKDYLGVRKDYLGVRKDYLGVQKDYLGVRKDYLGVRKDYLGVRKDYLGVRKDYLGVRKDYLGGGERKECLGGRKEGLGGRKEGLGGRKEGLGGRKEGLGGRKEGLGGRKEGLGGRKEGLGGRKEGLGGRKEGLGGRKEGLGGRKEGLGGRKEGLGGRKECLGGGGGRKGKQHTYNQHNFFLFFPSHIFFPSFFPSHIIFHLFPSFFFLTAEVCIKEHSSNGGQDDLCKRLGCIQDYLQKQTATSGVQGGSTPANDFWESKVKALWDELAGEMVKVTNGNGTVKECNDLPNPSDQTACNYLHAGFKELYNPTTPSSSSGDDGILSKNNPSFRQTMGCFLLHAYAKHMKEKAICEIEEGIKKAFDTVKNGLGTNTNCNDSANGKGPCVPCQWQEDILNTCTIKTNGSAPGAGQDSKVEEKLKTTVNMNDDSNIQTMLTEINKMTTLCDGLKCIASHLNSPSSKPNADNFWDGTNGEVHRLWQVLSEAMTKNGNSHGDCDKMDDDRTPTIPEKKACNYLHAGFTKLKDLSKPTTPQNKDGEILSKDPSLKQAMGCFLLKEYAKKMQGQSTCVITSGLKKAFETAGKDLIGGQCKWDDSDYDNCKINTTDADGETTQTPVKDKLTHVQDTINTTATKTLPKINSMSTLCDFIRCAGPKWFHNHKNKNVNSGTSTHSWCDFWDKAVKDELQNMFNKIESEGNDTSKTNANVVCKAFGDDNADSVERKACNHITAGLEHIKKITSSTSSTNGSGNQLLDGAVGCIALNMYADQIIKESKDKCPIDESKIQEMFDKWNQKYNNKSSTSSSTPCNGGGNNNNGCFVCKREEKFSESCQLSVEDALVEKKANANCNDINDREIVQKQMNKLLNEDNDQSQSQSNSIKSNIGTTLTTITEMKSSFCTQLQCAAKKYYVKKNNPNGKSSEVNWDALRDEIEKELKALLENMTEGQTKSEITKYCNDREWGEFGHKGKHTNKAACLLFAAGLKHIYTHGNGRSSGPVNGPSFEQTMGCLFLKEYAKQLKKMAEEKRKGNSWVHPLCSIEDGINYASSKSKDIMQDTSPCKDTNGTNSCFECKLKEDYITCSIGQDKVQDKVNKLFENESKQKQMEKTLENTVCPILLTDLLTPFLPLAPVSIGLSAMAYYLWKYFGPLGKGGPRFRRSPADIPGPSVQEQVLDHVQQDSSHEYRLVKERKPRSAPTRTKRSGPVNRRTIIEIHFEVLDECQKGDTQLNQKDFLELLVQEFMGSEFMEEEQVPKEDVLMEPVPMELVPIEGVPSLGSGLLV, from the exons aaagactacttaggggtaaggaatgaaggtttaaggggtaagggaaggttctttcctaggttatcagaacaacaatatggcctgtTATTTAATCACCCTgaagggggggtaaggaaagagtgtttaggggtaaggaaagactacttaggggtaaggaaagaacatttaggggaaaggaaagactacttaggggtaaggaaagactacttaggggttaggaaagactacttaggggtaaggaaagactacctaggggtaaggaaagactacttaggggtaaggaaagactacttaggggtaaggaaagactacttaggggggccAAGTAAAGACTCtttaggaggggggggggtaaggaaagactacttaggggtaaggaaagactacttaggggtaaggaaagactacttaggggtacagaaagactacttgggggtaaggaaagactacttaggggtaaggaaagactacttaggggtaaggaaagactacttaggggtaaggaaagactacttaggggtaaggaaagactacttaggg ggtggggaaaggaaagagtgtttagggggaaggaaggaaggtttagggggaaggaaggaaggtttagggggaaggaaggaaggtttagggggaaggaaggaaggtttagggggaaggaaggaaggtttagggggaaggaaggaaggtttagggggaaggaaggaaggtttagggggaaggaaggaaggtttagggggaaggaaggaaggtttagggggaaggaaggaaggtttagggggaaggaaggaaggtttagggggaaggaaggaaggtttagggggaaggaaagagtgtttaggggggggggggggaaggaaagggaaacaacatacatacaatcaacacaatttcttccttttttttccatctcacATATTCTTTCCATCATTCTTTCCATCTCACATTATCTTTCatctttttccatcttttttttttcttacagcTGAAGTATGCATCAAGGAACACAGCAGCAACGGTGGCCAGGATGATCTGTGCAAGCGTCTGGGATGTATTCAGGACTACTTGCAGAAACAGACAGCAACGTCAGGAGTACAAGGAGGATCGACACCTGCG AATGACTTTTGGGAGTCGAAGGTAAAGGCACTGTGGGATGAATTAGCAGGGGAAATGGTGAAGGTAACTAACGGGAATGGAACTGTAAAGGAATGTAATGATTTGCCAAATCCGTCTGACcagacggcatgcaattatttgcatgccggctttaAGGAACTGTACAATCCGACGACGCCGTCGTCGTCGTCAGGCGACGACGGCATCCTATCtaagaacaacccatcgtttagacaaacgatgggttgttttttacttcatgcttatgcaaaacacatgaaagaaaaagcaattTGTGAAATAGAggaggggataaaaaaagctTTCGACACTGTTAAGAACGGTCTAGGTACTAATACTAATTGCAATGATAGCGCCAATGGCAAGGGAccttgtgtcccttgccaatggCAAGAAGACATCCTTAACACTTGCAcaattaaaacaaatggcAGCGCCCCGGGCGCTGGCCAAGATTCGAAGGTAGAAGAGAAGTTAAAGACCACCGTCAATATGAACGACGACTCCAACATTCAAACAATGCTaacagaaataaataaaatgaccaCTTTATGTGATGGTTTAAAATGTATAGCATCTCACTTAAATTCGCCTAGCTCAAAACCAAATGCG GACAACTTCTGGGATGGAACAAATGGCGAGGTCCACAGGTTGTGGCAAGTATTGTCCGAAGCAATGACGAAGAATGGCAATTCCCATGGAGATTGTGATAAGATGGATGATGATAGAACACCCACCATccctgaaaagaaggcatgcaattatttgcatgccggcttcacCAAACTAAAGGATCTCTCCAAGCCCACAACGCCTCAAAACAAGGACGGTGAAATCTTGTCCAAGGACCCATCGTTGAAACaagcgatgggttgtttccttcttaaggaatatgcaaaaaaaatgcaaggtCAATCCACGTGTGTTATCACTTCCGGTTTAAAGAAGGCTTTCGAGACTGCTGGTAAAGATTTAATTGGGGGACAATGCAAATGGGATGACAGCGACTATGACAActgcaaaattaacacaactgACGCAGATGGTGAAACCACCCAAACGCcagtaaaggacaaattaacACATGTTCAGGACACAATCAACACCACCGCAACTAAAACCCTACCGAAAATAAATAGCATGTCCACTTTATGCGATTTCATTCGATGCGCcggacccaaatggttccacaaccacaaaaacaaaaacgtgAATAGCGGTACCTCTACGCACagttgg tgtgacttttgggataAGGCTGTTAAAGACGAGCTGCAGAATATGTTCAACAAGATTGAATCTGAAGGAAATGACACATCGAAGACCAACGCTAATGTTGTATGCAAAGCATTTGGTGATGATAATGctgatagtgttgaaagaaaagcttgtaatcatatcacggCAGGGTTAGaacacattaaaaaaattacaagtaGTACTTCTTCGACTAATGGTAGTGGCAACCAACTGCTCGATggagcagttggttgtattgctcttaacatgtacgctgatCAAATAATTAAAGAGTCGAAGGataaatgtcccattgatgaatcTAAAATACAAGAAATGTTCGATAAATGGAATCAAAAgtataataataaatctTCGACTTCGTCCTCGACACCATGTAATGGAGgtggtaataataataatggttGCTTTGTTtgtaaaagggaagaaaagtttTCTGAGAGTTGCCAGCTGAGCGTCGAAGACGCTCTGGTGgagaaaaaggcaaatgCAAATTGCAATGACATTAATGACAGAGAAATtgtacaaaaacaaatgaataaaCTCCTCAACGAAGACAACGACCAATCCCAATCTCAGTCCAACTCCATTAAATCCAACATAGGGACCACCTTAACTACTATCACTGAaatgaaatcttctttctgtactcaactccaatgtgcagcaaaaaaatactacgtaaaaaaaaacaaccctAATGGAAAAAGCAGCGAAGTGAATTGG gatgCCTTGAGGGATGAGATCGAGAAAGAATTGAAGGCACTTCTAGAAAATATGACGGAGGGTCAGACTAAATCGGAAATTACCAAATACTGTAACGACAGGGAATGGGGTGAATTTGgccataaaggaaaacacacaaataaagcagcttgtttgctttttgctgcaggattaaaacacatttatacGCATGGTAATGGCCGCAGTAGCGGCCCTGTtaatggcccatcgtttgaacaaacgatgggttgtttatttcttaaagaatatgcaaaacaattgaaaaaaatggcagaagagaagagaaaaggaaatagttgggtacatccccTTTGTAGCATagaggatggtataaactaCGCTTCTAGTAAAAGTAAAGACATTATGCAAGACACATCTCCATGCAAAGATACTAATGGtactaattcttgttttgaatgcaaattaaaagaagatTATATTACTTGCTCCATTGGTCAAGACAAAGTACAGGACAAAGTTAATAAATTGTTCGAAAACGAATCGAagcaaaaacaaatggaaaaaacattagagaacacagtttgtcccatccttcttacggatctccttaccccttttcttcctttggctcctgtctctattggtctttctgctatggcttattacctttggaag tattttggtcctcttggtaaaggaggaccacgtttcagaagatctcctgctgatattcctggtccatcagtacaagaacaagtcctcgatcatgtgcagcaagatagttcacatgaatatcgattggtgaaggaacgaaaacctcgttctgctccaacgagaacgaaacgttctggtcccgtgaatcgtcgcacgattattgaaattcattttgaagtgttggatgaatgtcaaaaaggggacacacaattgaaccagaaggattttctggaacttttggttcaagagttcatgggatcggaatttatggaagaagagcaggttcctaaggaagacgttcttatggaacctgttcctatggaacttgttcctattgaaggggttccaagtttaggttccggtttactggtttaa
- a CDS encoding SICAvar, type I (fragment): MVDGVAGPAQADPCSATAQQSPEIQQSDQNGRGLREKWRNYLSSHSGAAGQPVQAVTIPDDLKKEVDKMLDGMKPYLQGMNSTGSVARACEKLKAPGEENRNGGPQTGNMKRVCKTLVQVVNWMGGLNADGSEKNKKDATAEQEWEQYLRCVIGYEVLLRVLLPKYKVEEFMKVISKVMRDGGSEGNLPNVNNICSWVKLEDIGNEEGSIGSLVQDWLNKAKDERMRDRGYIDGFHNIVAWSRYDNEEDKQKEMAERRAKTPCSSDSIMDLMKEGMSHQLNVLVDPIAVANDCIEKAENNGKDKALCNRLKCIEEYLQETTTTPATTAGAQAGAGRQRKKKEKMNTSKTTTTEENCFFFEENFFSFIFFIFQFISFFSSLHFSVHFIFFPVQFIFVLLNYIYNIYK; encoded by the exons ATGGTGGACGGAGTAGCAGGACCAGCACAAGCTGATCCATGCTCTGCCACCGCGCAACAATCACCAGAAATACAACAAAGTGATCAGAATGGAAGGGGActaagggaaaaatggcGAAATTATTTGAGTTCGCACTCAGGGGCTGCTGGACAACCTGTCCAAGCCGTAACCATTCCG gatgatctgaagaaggaagtggatAAAATGTTGGATGGGATGAAGCCCTACTTGCAGGGGATGAACAGCACGGGCAGTGTCGCAAGGGCATGTGAAAAACTGAAGGCCCCGGGGGAAGAAAATAGGAACGGGGGGCCGCAAACAGGTAACATGAAGAGAGTATGCAAAACATTAGTGCAAGTAGTTAATTGGATGGGGGGGTTGAACGCAGACGGAAgtgagaaaaacaaaaaagatgCGACTGCAGAACAGGAGTGGGAACAGTATTTAAGATGTGTAATAGGTTATGAAGTTCTGTTAAGAGTACTTTTACCTAAGTATAAAGTAGAAGAGTTCATGAAAGTTATCTCTAAAGTTATGAGAGATGGGGGTAGCGAAGGTAATTTGCCTAATGTGAATAATATATGTTCTTGGGTCAAATTGGAAGATATTGGAAATGAGGAAGGCTCCATCGGGTCTCTGGTACAGGATTGGTTAAATAAAGCAAAGGATGAGAGAATGAGAGATAGAGGTTATATTGATGGGTTCCATAATATAGTAGCATGGTCTAGGTATGATAATGAGGAggataaacaaaaggaaatggCTGAACGAAGAGCGAAAACTCCCTGCAGTAGTGATAGTATTATGGACttaatgaaagaaggaatgtcaCATCAATTAAACGTATTAGTCGATCCAATAGCAGTGGCTAATGATTGTATCGAGAAAGCGGAGAATAACGGCAAAGACAAAGCACTTTGCAATCGCTTAAAATGTATTGAAGAATACTTGCAGGAAACGACAACAACACCTGCAACGACAGCAGGTGCACAAGCAGGAGCAGGACGgcagcggaaaaaaaaagaaaaaatgaacacatcGAAGACGACGACGACGGAAGaaaattgtttcttttttgaagaaaattttttttcattcatttttttcatttttcagttcatttcatttttcagttcacttcatttttcagttcatttcattttttttccagttcagttcatttttgtccttcttaattatatatataatatatacaaatt